The genomic stretch TAACTTCTGTCAGTTTAATTTATTATTGTATACCGTTTATTTTGGTAAGTGAGTGAGCAGTCTTTGTTTACTCCATTCCCAATTGAGTTGTTGTGCAGAGTCTGGAGACGTCCCAGTTTCATCCTTTCTAAATAGCCAAAAAGCTTATTTTGTTGTCAAACAAATGGTGTGCTGCATGGCCTTTTTTGGGTaaactctgacccctgacctctaacctctctgtgaaaCAGAAAGCCCAGCGGGCCCCGAGGAGGAGGAGCACACAGAGGAGGGCAACGACAGCGATTCCTATAACCCTGACAAGGTCAGTAGCCTACACACAGACAGTAGCAGAAGACGCTAAAAAGCCAACCACATTTGAACGGTCCTCCAGATATATGTATTCTCCTATAAGTTATATTGTTCATATCAGCCTAGCTAACAGTCAaaatgtttctctctccttcccccaacCTGTCTTCTCCCACCCCAGCATCGCCCCATGCCCTCCCAGCCCCCACTGACACGGGCtgaggaagagggtggaggagggccaATGATGATGGGGCACCAGGGCCAAGGGATGATGATGGGGCACCAGGGCCAAGGAATGATGATGGGGAAAGGCCAGGGGATGATGGGCCAAGGGATGATGTCTCGCAGACCAGACTTTGGCCCAGGCTCTGTGCCTCAGGAGTCTCCTGACGCCCCCGGAGGTCCTGGATCCTGGATGCAGCAGCGTCCCTCCCTCCAACATGGCCTCCACCACGAGGAGCCCACCACCCCCTCCCCGCCCCGAGCTGTGGCCTCCCTCTCGGTGCGCGTCCTAGGGGACCCTGAGCGCCAGGGCCTGCCCCCATCCATGCCCCCCCGCGCCCAGACCCAGGAGAAGGAAGGCACCGCCCCAGCGGATGACGACCGTCCCGCCCACTCTGTGCTCCACCTCAGCCGCTCCGCCCGGGCAGCAGCTGGCAGTAACCGTGTCCAGGAAGACTGTGACGATGATGATGACAGCAgtgaggaggatgaagatgagTGGGGACCTGCGGCGAGGAGAGGTGGCGGAAGAGGGTTAGCCCCTCCCCCCCATCTCCAGCAGCCTTCCCCCAGCGTGCCAGCGGCCCGAGAGAGATCCAGACGCAAGCTCCAGCCTCCGCAACACATCCCCCTCAGCAGGTAGTACACCAGCCCCCATGCAGCTCCGCCAGCCCACCCcgcccccctctccacccccagagctctccttcccccttcccgaCACCCCCAAACAGAGCCCGCCCGACATGGATGAGGATCCAGAAGGGGCTGGGGTGTCCGTCCGCCCCCCTCCAGGTGGTCTCCAGAGGCAGGACTCTGACTCCAGCTCCCGATCCAGCAGCCCAGAGCCCCGAGCCAAGCGCCGACCCGGACCCCTCTCCTTGCTGGCCCGCAAGATGGCGTCCGAGGGAGCTTACGGGAAGAGAGGCGAGGGTGCGCCGGCGGACAGCCAGACAGGTCCTCGGGGGGAGGCTTCCAGACCAGGAGATGGAGTTGGCAGCAGCCCAGGAGCTGGAGCAGGACCGGGGGTTGAGGTGGTCATGTTCCCTGGGGCTGCAATCACCCACACAggaggcagcagcagcacaggGCACACGGGATTCGTCACTGTACCTGAGGTCCCTGCACCAGTGGTTATGTTTGGATCAGGAGCCCagtcccatcctctccctctgctgtctgtGACAGCTGTCCCCAGCATAACCCTCACAACCGAGCCCCaggatccatctggagagacggcacagaagaagacagagaaagaaacaaagcaggcggaggaaaaggagaggaagatgaAGCAGGtgttgaaggaggaggagagtcacCTGCCGCCATGGCAGCGTGGACGTGACTTGACGCTTCCATCTGCGTCGTCACAGTTTGGGTCTGGGGGGTCAGAGGAGCCTGTGATGGACCAGAGAGACACCCAGAAAAAGTCACCCTTCGGCAGGGACAAACCCCTCTCCTCCGCTTCCGGCTCAGCCATGACGACCACCACCTCCCCACCTGCCATCGCCCCCAAGAAGCCCCGCATGTTCTCCGACACCTCCTCCGGCTCCATGACCTCCCCTCCCAAACCTGTGCAGCAGGGGTCAGTGGTGGTGACCACCCCAGGGGAACTCCCTGAACCCCATTGCATATCTGTGAGACCCCAGGTAGTCCTTGTCTCAGGGGCACAGCAGCACACAGACGACACCATGGAGGTCACCGCACTGAACAAGGCGTCTGTGGAGAAGCCTGGATGGAAAGCTGGAGGAGACGATGAGAAGATGGAGAAGGAGCCTGCCAGCCAGGCGGAGAAGGAGCGTGCCAGCCAGGCGGAGAAGGAGCGTGCCAGCCAGGCGGAGAAGGAGCGTGCCAGCCAGGCGGAGAAGGAGCGTGCCAGCCAGGCGGAGAAGGAGCGTGCCAGCCAGGCGGAGAAGGAGCGTGCCAGCCAGGCGGAGAAGGAGCGTGCCAGCCAGGCGGAGAAGGAGCGTGCCAGCCCAGGCGGAGAAGGAGCGTGCCAGCCAGGCGGAGAAGGAGCGTGCCAGCCAGGCGGAGAAGGAGCGTGCCAGCCAGGCGGAGAAGGAGCGTGCCTGCCAGGCGGAGAAGGAGCGTGCCTGCCAGGCGGAGAAGGAGCGTGCCTGCCAGGCGGAGAAGGAGCGTGCCTGCCAGGCGGAGAAGGAGCGTGCCTGCCAGGCGGAGAAGGAGCGTGCCAGCCAGGCGGAGAAGGAGCGTGCCAGCCTGGCGGAGAAGGAGCGTGCCAGCCTGGCGGAGAAGGAGCGTGCCAGCCAGGAGAAGGGGACTTCTAAACCCGGGGAGACCAGGAGAAGGGGACCTGAAGAGACTGTTGAGGTTGAGCCCATGGGACCTGTTCTACCCCCTTCTTACCCAGGTaagggagaagatgagaggaaggggaaggaagatgagaggatgaggaggaaggaagatgagaggaagaaGGAAGCAGAGCGAGGCAGATGTGGGGAGAGGGCGAGGCACAGGAGGTCATCTCCCTCTAGTGGTGGCGACTCTTCATCCTCGGACTCTGGATCCTCTTCGTCACATTCCTCTGGCTCCACCTCCTCCCAGGACAAAAAAAAGGTTAGTGATTGGCTAATCTGGATGTCAATCGAATCTTTCTCTCTGCAATGACAAGCTACCATCACAATACAGTGCTCGAGCAGTGTACACATTAGTTCTTGCTTATGCTTCTGTCCGATGATGATCCCGTCATGCTAATACTGATGTGCCAGACCGACAGTGTGTCAGTGTGGGTGCAAGTGAGTTAAACTCACCTTCTCATACTGACTGGTTCAGTGTGGGCTGAGAACTACTAGTGAAAGATGCTTCATGACCTGCATATGCCATGCTTATTTCTTAATTTTATTTTCCACAACCTCTCTTTCCTCATACAATCGTATGCCTTGCTCCTTAACAAATTCCCATCTTGTCTAACTTTTCTTTATTGAATCACATTGACTTGATCTAAAAGTGGCTTATTTTTGCCTCTAACATAACACGTTGATATTTTGCTATATATTGCCAATTGTCTGTGATTTTctcactcttttgtttgtttATCAGAAGACTGGCACAGGAAAAGGAAGAGGGGATGAAAAGAGAAGACTGtacaaaggaggagagaagaaacaaTCTGCCAGGTCAGCCATAGTACCATTTTGagttgctctcacacacacactccttgctATTCTTTgcacgcactaacacacacttCACATAAACAATCCTTGGTGAGGTGCTCACATTTTCCCACCTGCTCTTTCGCATGCATTATCAATTGTAGATATTTCTGTATATGCACTCTGGCTCTGGTAAGGGGAAGCTTCTGCAAACCTTTCAAAACCAAGTGACATTGTGCTCACGGTATTGCTGATATAGGCCTACACAGATTCACAAAATAATTCTCTCTCACACCTGTCTGTCACTTAATTAATTTTCCCCAGCTGAATACAATCCTGAATGCCAGTTTGTGGGTTTATATGCACAAGAAACATGAttgaggtgcacacacacactattaccaCCTGCAACAGTCCATATCCTATCATCTATTCCCCCCAATGTCTCGTCTCTGCCGCCATTATTTTTTTTGTCTgcaatgtgaatgtgtctttggATGACTTGAACACATGCTGAACACTTCATTCTGGTCATTGAGCCGTGGAGGATTGGACTCCAGGAGTGGATGGACGTCGCAAGGTAGCAATTGAGAGTTTAATGATTTATAataaaagcaggaagcaccatcAGAAAacatgtgtggatgtgtgtgtgcgcagatgGTATATTGTATGTGTCTTGTCTCATCATGACGTTTGAATGTCTATTAATGACCATGAGTGAAGTATATGTTTCATGGGTTTTAATGTGTTTTCTACCACTCCTTGCCTGGAAACCCGACGTTGAATTGCATTGAATTCTATGTCTGACAGAAATGAACGTTTGAATCAGGAAAGTTTCCTCGCAAGACTTCTACGTGCCAGAGAGTTGAATACAATTATATTTTATTGTACTTTACTAGTTGGTCCTTTTGGCGGCGGGAATGTGAGAATATATGCACAGGATAGAATTACATATTTTTCAAATTGCGTTGAGATTTCTATCACCTGTAGCATGCGCAGAACCATGTAAACACGTCCACGGCAAGTATACATACGTTTCGTGATAGAAATCAGGTGAAATCTGAACGCACTACCAACGCTTTAACATATTTGTGTAgttatactttcctgtggatatagtCTCACATTCCTACTGCCAAAAGGACCAACGACTACATGGACAACCGGTAAAGCACGTTAAAATATCATTTTATTCAACGTTCTGGCTTGAGGTCGTGAAAGGAAACTTAACTGATTCAAGCGATAATTTCTGACCAATGTAGAATTCGATGCAATTCTACTCCCAACTGTAAAGTTGTTACAATATAGCGTTAGCTTCTCCAGCAGCGTTGTAAACAGTCAAATCGCTTACTCACACGACTAGATATTATAGAAAAGGGCAACGGTCAGTGCTTAGCGatatccttgggacgtcccaacTCTTCACTTAACTCCTACCATTTTACGTTTCAACTTCCAATTGGTTAATGTCCAATTATTTATATACAATAGATGGCTGACAGGGGGCGCTGTTTTGATGCCACCATCTTGCCACTCCCCCACCGTTGTAAAAATATTTTGAAATTtcctacatttgtttttgccactAAATCTATTAGACACCTTCATACATCTTTTTTTGTTCTgtttactgtccccactacaacaacaacatacatGTAATTTTGCCCTTGAAACACTGTacaattcctatggaggactgcgcCATTATGGCCGACCGAAGTCTTCAAAGCCTCTAATTGACCAATGCATAGCATTCGCAATACAGGGTTTATTTACATCATTGGTAAAGTCAGAGTTGGGACATCCAAGGCAGCGGCAAAGATTGTAGCCGTAGTCGTGTTTATTGTCAGGCGCCCAATGCGGCAGTCCCACAGCTGGTGTGGTTTTGGCCATTATCTATTATTGACAAGATGGTCGAGTGACCACTCTAACAATGGAAGTGCTTGTCCTCAAAGATGGATGTCAGGTGGGATCATATTGGCCAATAAGGGCAGATACGCGTGTGAACAAGAGGCTCAACTCTGATAGTCGTTTTTTGATGTCTACACTACACTCATTGATCTGTATACACACATTTCCAATTTCGTGGTATTATTTTCGTGGTCTGGTTTTGGGTGGAGTAAACCCTCTCGCTTCTTCCTCTTTGCTGAGAAGAGAGacgggtcctctctctctcactcctcacaCTAATTTCCCCTCCCGGCTCGCTATCCAATATGGCCGTCGTGAGTGTATTGCTACTCTGATACCGTCGCAGTGCACAAACCCCGCAGCCGCATAAGGATTTCTCCTCGATTTTAATCCACGCTTTACCGGAGTAATCAATTACGATAGAGCGTTGGCTGTCGGGGGTTCCAGCCCGGCAATATGCTGTCAGAAGGCAACAAAAACGGGTAAGATAGAGAGGGGTTAGGCATTACGTTGCTAGCTGCTAACGTTACCCTTGGTTTCATCGCTAGTCGCTAACGCGCTGATAGCTTGTCACTTGTGTCATGTCTCAAATCCTCGTTCAACCTGCCCGTCTGGTGCCTTTTATATTCGGATTATGGCTAAACTGTCGTATCATGCGTTGTCATGGTCAGCTATTGACGTGGTCGTTTGATTATTACATACGAAGTGTGTTACATGCGACGTGCACGTGAGTCTCGCTCTCCACGTCCACGGGGGGTGTGGATCGGATGGCCTCGTGTTgggggggaggggatgggagattCCGGGGTAACTCCGTGATAACTCATGTTTTAAATCTTGATTACCAAATCTATTACACGGATAAATAAGTAGTATAGCAGGTAGTGGTTTGATTAAAGGCGTAATGGTGCGAATCATGCAGTAGTAGCGTTTAATTTGATTAAACATCGAATGACTTCCTCGTTACTCTTGACTGTCATAACATGTTTTTCTGGTGTGTACTAAAACTCACCTACACTCACTGTGAATCCATTGGATGTTTAGAGACCATTTTATATATCTCAATGATAGAGAAGCTGCCTGTCTCACCTTATGAATCAGTGTGTTTGTCTCTCAAATCACACGAATCACTGGTATGAATCTATAGATAATATAATGCATGAATCCAGGGGGTATTCCTGATTTAATTGTCCACTTCACATGTCATTTTTTATGCTCCTTTGTCTTGAGATAGATGGTATCAGAAAAAGCTATGTATAAATATAGCTCTGGTGTCCGATTTGTTAAGCGAGATGAGTTGTGGTGATGTTAAATGAGCAAGTGTCACCATGGGAGATCATTAATACACAAGACATCTGTTGGCCATCAAGTCGTTTTCGTGTACCCTTATGGTGTGACATACTTTTCCTTTTCCCAACTGGCAAGGCTTACTGTTGATGAGACTGTCTCATGCGGGTACCACATGTACAATCAACGCTGAATGTATAGAGCAAGGATTAATGATAAAAAAGGAAATTGAAAAAATGGGGGCCTCTTCGTGAAACACAGGGGCAGTTCcttaccccaacacacacacactcttaatgATCACTTAAGGGACCAGCTGCTCCTGCACTGCTGCCCCACTGGGGTCGAGTTCTAGTAGACATCTGGCCCCTAGCCCCTTACAGGTCTCAGATTGCAGGTGTATGTTTTTTGAGGGGGTAGGAGACACATGCGTAACAATGACTTTGTTTTggtgtggaggaggtggaaggCTTGAGGATGCAATATTGAAGATTTCCAATCAGTTGACACTCAGCGATGTTATGACCCTGTAAATAATCACCTCAATGTGTGTTTTGAGGTGTATTTGTGACCCCGGCGCTGGGTGTCAGTTGGCTGCTTGATGGTGTGAGTAAGTTATTTATAGTACACTGTCCCAGATCACTGGCCTTAACCaacctttcccttctctctctcgtcctccatctgtcctctgtgtgtctccGGCTCTCTTCTccgaggtagaggtagaggtagcctCATCCATCTTCTCTTCTCTGCTTTTTAACGAGGGACACATTTGAGTTACTTCGTACCTGATTGTCTCTTCAATTTTCATGGCTAATGAGAGTTGGTAGGACAAGATACCACAGATGTAATCTATGTTTAGAATTTATGACATTTTCATTCAGATCTTTGTATGAtaatcttctctctctgccccacaccctctccctcactctttctcccccAGGGAGGTAAAGCAGTCTTCCCTGTCAGAGCCATCTGGCCCTATGGAGGTGGAGaggccagacccaggccagacCCAGCCCACCCCAGTCGGGGACCCACAGAACAGTGAGGGCTGCATGGAGGAGGTAAGGCCgctgagagggaggggttgggaactagggggagggggggtacgtCAGTGGATGTTTCTGGAACTAACCACCCTCATCCTATGGCTTAAGGCTGGTACcgtgtgagtcccaaatggcaccctgttccctatatagtgtactacttttgaccagggcccatagggctctggtcaaaggtagtgcattcgaggtaatagggtgccatttgggacccagacACAGTTATGGAGAGATACTTTCGTATGTGTAAGGTTAACAGTGAACGACCATACTAACGCCCTTGTAACTATGGCTTAGAGTTAAAACACTCATAGGTTTGGGACTGAATGATCTCCCCTCTCCTCGTCCTTTGACGGAGTTCGATACAGCCATTCTTTGCAACATACACTCCCACACAGAggtgccatacacacacacattattctgTACTCATTATTTTCATAGAGCAGTTGCCTAAGCGACTGGACTGCAGGCGGTTCATCCCTAATGGGGTGTGAAATTAGATGTTAACTCCACACAGACTGCATGCATGCTCCACATCACGATGTTGTTTGGTcagtgtgggtgtctgtgtcagtgtggggTTGTGAGAGGGTGAGTTAAGTTAATCTACAGTCACATTCCTCCTTATCACACTTAGGACTCACTTTCAGataaatatacatacat from Oncorhynchus tshawytscha isolate Ot180627B linkage group LG09, Otsh_v2.0, whole genome shotgun sequence encodes the following:
- the LOC112214863 gene encoding LOW QUALITY PROTEIN: apoptotic chromatin condensation inducer in the nucleus-like (The sequence of the model RefSeq protein was modified relative to this genomic sequence to represent the inferred CDS: inserted 2 bases in 1 codon) — translated: MADEDVTLNGKPLQSLRVADLKAALEQRCLPKSGAKNTLIKRLKGALMLENLQRTSTPHIGLQPNSQIGEEMSQNSFIKQYLAQQQELLRQRLEREAREAAEADESPAGPEEEEHTEEGNDSDSYNPDKHRPMPSQPPLTRAEEEGGGGPMMMGHQGQGMMMGHQGQGMMMGKGQGMMGQGMMSRRPDFGPGSVPQESPDAPGGPGSWMQQRPSLQHGLHHEEPTTPSPPRAVASLSVRVLGDPERQGLPPSMPPRAQTQEKEGTAPADDDRPAHSVLHLSRSARAAAGSNRVQEDCDDDDDSSEEDEDEWGPAARRGGGRGLAPPPHLQQPSPSVPAARERSRRKLQPPQHIPXSAGSTPAPMQLRQPTPPPSPPPELSFPLPDTPKQSPPDMDEDPEGAGVSVRPPPGGLQRQDSDSSSRSSSPEPRAKRRPGPLSLLARKMASEGAYGKRGEGAPADSQTGPRGEASRPGDGVGSSPGAGAGPGVEVVMFPGAAITHTGGSSSTGHTGFVTVPEVPAPVVMFGSGAQSHPLPLLSVTAVPSITLTTEPQDPSGETAQKKTEKETKQAEEKERKMKQVLKEEESHLPPWQRGRDLTLPSASSQFGSGGSEEPVMDQRDTQKKSPFGRDKPLSSASGSAMTTTTSPPAIAPKKPRMFSDTSSGSMTSPPKPVQQGSVVVTTPGELPEPHCISVRPQVVLVSGAQQHTDDTMEVTALNKASVEKPGWKAGGDDEKMEKEPASQAEKERASQAEKERASQAEKERASQAEKERASQAEKERASQAEKERASQAEKEPQAEKERASQAEKERASQAEKERASQAEKERACQAEKERACQAEKERACQAEKERACQAEKERACQAEKERASQAEKERASLAEKERASLAEKERASQEKGTSKPGETRRRGPEETVEVEPMGPVLPPSYPGKGEDERKGKEDERMRRKEDERKKEAERGRCGERARHRRSSPSSGGDSSSSDSGSSSSHSSGSTSSQDKKKKTGTGKGRGDEKRRLYKGGEKKQSAREVKQSSLSEPSGPMEVERPDPGQTQPTPVGDPQNSEGCMEESTTPKAFAARKISLTTGSKTSPEGAAAAAGGEAESGTAAGRKRRWGSSTAVNTKKPSISITTDSLKSLIPDIKPSQDAVVDLHPDDIQLSGDEDTTREDQGLDKGLKIRRTVTQVVPSENQENGQGEQDEEEEEEEEKKPEHDRERTQKEKRKDSYSEDPMESQSSATHDTDAKKVTPSDTLVRRSISQQKSGVSVTIDDPVRTAKQPSPPRGKVSNIVHVCNLVRPFTLGQLKELLNRTGSVVEDGFWIDKIKSHCYVTYSSTEEAVATRAALHGVKWPQSNPKVLSVDFCEQNELDFHRGLLAVDPREEHRPQPGVGPGGPKVRPGVLPPLMDGRGDRGVVGGVRDQWAEREREMERRERTRAEREWDRDKVRDFGGKPGEERERGRRSRSLDRERRRKERDGREKKADKKDEPPAKLLDDLFNKTKAAPCIYWLPLTEEQANQRGKEREERQKERERRRKEQQEEEDKKREEERKERIKSREKEGGAAVSTGSVSVRGSEGERERGREREGEKRRDSGGFRPRGPDTKPSAGFRRSRSRSNPRDKRR